From the Panthera leo isolate Ple1 chromosome C1, P.leo_Ple1_pat1.1, whole genome shotgun sequence genome, one window contains:
- the LOC122226321 gene encoding late cornified envelope protein 3A-like, translating into MSCQQSQQQCQPPSKCPPLPKCPPKSPAQCLPPAFSSCAPGSGGSCDPSSGGWGGCCLSHRGCHGSHGCRRHSSDSCDGGSALQSGDSGCGYGSVGSC; encoded by the coding sequence ATGTCCTGCCAGCAGAGCCAGCAGCAGTGCCAGCCTCCTTCCAAGTGCCCCCCATTGCCCAAGTGCCCCCCGAAgagcccagcacagtgcttgCCCCCAGCCTTCTCCAGCTGTGCTCCAGGCTCCGGGGGCAGCTGTGACCCcagctctggggggtgggggggctgctgCCTGAGCCACCGTGGGTGCCACGGATCCCATGGATGCCGGCGCCACAGCTCTGACTCCTGTGATGGTGGCAGTGCGCTGCAGTCTGGGGATTCTGGGTGTGGCTATGGCTCTGTGGGTAGTTGCTGA